A genomic region of Candidatus Cybelea sp. contains the following coding sequences:
- a CDS encoding DJ-1/PfpI family protein, translated as MKRRQAILATAASLAAGALAGAERATGRAAQTQQRLALPNNGVVQVAVVVGKGATVIDFAGPWEVFQDAMSQSATMGFELFMVSDRRETLAATAGMQIIPRYAYGDPKMPQPNVIVIGAQGEHTPAKIGWIRAAGAHADVTMSVCTGAFLLAQTGLLDGLRATTHHDYYDKFAAKFPNVTLVRGPRYVENDGGRLCTAGGLASGIELALRVVERYFGEAEAERTAYLMEYTRSSTRPLKPA; from the coding sequence GTGAAACGCCGTCAAGCCATTCTCGCCACCGCCGCCTCCCTTGCCGCCGGAGCTCTCGCCGGTGCCGAACGAGCGACCGGGCGCGCCGCACAAACGCAGCAGAGGCTCGCGCTGCCGAACAACGGCGTCGTGCAGGTTGCAGTCGTCGTTGGAAAGGGCGCCACGGTCATCGACTTCGCCGGCCCCTGGGAAGTCTTTCAGGATGCGATGTCCCAGAGCGCCACGATGGGCTTTGAGCTGTTCATGGTCTCAGACCGTCGCGAAACGCTTGCGGCCACCGCGGGAATGCAGATCATCCCGCGGTACGCGTACGGCGACCCAAAAATGCCGCAGCCCAACGTAATCGTCATCGGCGCGCAGGGCGAACACACTCCCGCGAAGATCGGCTGGATCCGTGCTGCCGGCGCGCACGCCGACGTCACGATGTCGGTCTGCACCGGGGCCTTTCTCCTAGCGCAGACCGGCCTGCTCGACGGTCTCCGCGCGACGACGCACCACGACTACTACGATAAGTTCGCGGCGAAATTCCCCAACGTTACCCTCGTCCGGGGACCGCGATACGTCGAGAACGACGGCGGAAGACTGTGCACCGCCGGCGGCCTCGCTTCGGGCATCGAACTCGCCTTGCGGGTCGTCGAGCGCTATTTTGGCGAAGCCGAAGCCGAACGGACTGCCTACCTGATGGAGTACACTCGCTCTTCGACCAGACCCCTGAAGCCGGCGTAA
- a CDS encoding short chain dehydrogenase → MRILVVGGNGMIGRAIVAELQPRHEIVTAGRSGGDFRVDIADPKSVRELYAAAGELDAVACAAGNVKFGPLESMAAEDFDAGLRDKLMGQVNLVLAGREALKRGGSFTLISGVLTDDPIRFGSSASTVNGALESFVRAAAIELPDHRINAVSPTVLEEAMEGYGPYFRGYEPVPVKRVGLAFSKSIEGHQTGQIYQVL, encoded by the coding sequence ATGAGGATACTCGTCGTCGGAGGCAATGGAATGATCGGCCGGGCGATCGTTGCCGAACTGCAGCCGCGCCACGAAATCGTAACCGCAGGCCGCTCCGGCGGGGACTTCCGCGTCGATATCGCCGATCCGAAGAGCGTTCGCGAACTCTACGCTGCGGCGGGTGAGCTCGACGCCGTTGCTTGTGCCGCCGGAAACGTCAAATTTGGTCCCCTTGAAAGCATGGCGGCCGAAGATTTCGACGCCGGGTTGCGCGATAAGTTGATGGGCCAGGTGAACCTCGTCCTCGCCGGCCGCGAGGCTCTTAAACGCGGCGGTTCCTTCACCCTGATCAGCGGCGTGCTCACCGACGATCCGATTCGCTTCGGATCCTCCGCCTCGACGGTCAACGGTGCACTCGAAAGCTTCGTCCGCGCCGCGGCCATCGAGCTGCCCGATCATCGTATCAACGCCGTCAGCCCGACCGTCCTGGAAGAGGCGATGGAAGGCTACGGCCCCTACTTCCGCGGCTACGAACCGGTGCCGGTGAAACGTGTCGGCCTCGCATTTTCGAAGAGCATCGAAGGGCACCAGACCGGACAAATCTACCAAGTCCTCTAG